In a single window of the Atlantibacter hermannii genome:
- the ccmC gene encoding Heme exporter protein C has product MWKFLHQLAKPERLYRLCGRIVPLLAVVSIVMLLVGVIWGFVWAPADYQQGQSYRIMYIHVPAAIWSMGIYAWMAIAAFIGLVWQIKMADLAVAAMAPVGAVYTFIALVTGSAWGKPMWGTWWIWDARLTSELVLLFLYVGVIALYNAFDDRRLAGRAAGILVLVGVVNLPIIHFSVEWWNTLHQGSTNMQKSIDPSMRMPLRWAIFGFLGLFGTLTLMRLRTLILMQDRRRPWVEEIANKGRSLS; this is encoded by the coding sequence ATGTGGAAATTCTTACATCAGCTTGCTAAACCAGAGCGTCTTTATCGCCTCTGCGGGCGTATTGTCCCTCTGCTGGCCGTGGTCAGTATCGTGATGCTGCTGGTCGGCGTGATCTGGGGATTTGTCTGGGCCCCGGCCGATTATCAGCAGGGGCAAAGTTATCGCATCATGTATATCCACGTACCAGCGGCCATCTGGTCGATGGGGATTTATGCCTGGATGGCGATTGCCGCCTTTATCGGGCTGGTCTGGCAAATCAAAATGGCCGATCTGGCTGTGGCGGCCATGGCGCCCGTAGGTGCGGTGTATACCTTTATTGCGCTGGTTACCGGTTCCGCCTGGGGCAAACCGATGTGGGGAACCTGGTGGATTTGGGATGCCCGCCTGACGTCCGAGCTGGTGCTGCTGTTCCTCTATGTTGGGGTGATTGCCCTGTACAACGCTTTCGACGACCGTCGTCTCGCCGGACGCGCCGCAGGCATACTGGTGCTGGTCGGCGTGGTCAACCTGCCGATTATCCATTTCTCCGTGGAGTGGTGGAACACCCTCCATCAGGGCTCGACCAACATGCAAAAATCCATCGATCCCTCCATGCGTATGCCTCTGCGCTGGGCGATTTTCGGGTTCCTCGGCCTGTTTGGCACCCTGACGTTAATGCGCCTGCGTACGCTGATTTTAATGCAGGATCGCCGCCGCCCCTGGGTAGAAGAGATTGCTAATAAAGGAAGGAGCCTGTCATGA
- a CDS encoding Cytochrome c biogenesis factor, with amino-acid sequence MIERSIAQAESQTGMDNAPLAVKITLSPEAQQSLPASGAVFVTVVGEASPVPVAVKKLPVGQFPMTLNIDDSNTMMPGGSLSSLRQGWIKVHISQDGTPAVQSGDWVGQSALMKFDPAHPTEVTISSRQP; translated from the coding sequence GTGATTGAGCGTAGTATCGCCCAGGCCGAATCCCAAACCGGCATGGACAATGCGCCGCTGGCTGTTAAAATCACGCTCTCGCCGGAAGCTCAGCAGAGTTTGCCTGCCAGTGGTGCCGTCTTTGTTACCGTCGTGGGCGAAGCGTCGCCGGTGCCTGTGGCGGTTAAAAAGTTGCCGGTTGGCCAGTTTCCGATGACACTCAATATAGATGACTCAAATACCATGATGCCGGGAGGCTCGCTTTCCTCACTGCGTCAGGGTTGGATTAAAGTGCATATCTCACAGGATGGCACACCTGCTGTGCAGTCAGGGGATTGGGTTGGTCAAAGCGCGCTGATGAAATTTGACCCGGCCCACCCGACGGAGGTGACTATTTCATCTCGTCAACCCTGA
- the ccmF2 gene encoding cytochrome c-type biogenesis protein CcmF — MMPELGNFLLCLALGISLLLSVYPQWGAVRQDARLMALARPLSWMLFISVMAAFLILVYAFVVNDFTIMYVASNSNAELPVWYRVAATWGAHEGSLLLWVLLMSAWTFAVATLSRGMPLDSVARVLSVMGMVNFGFLLFILLTSDPFTRTLPEYPIDGRDLNPLLQDVGLIFHPPLLYMGYVGFSVAFAFAIASLMAGRLDTAWARWSRPWTQAAWIFLTLGIVLGSAWAYYELGWGGWWFWDPVENASLMPWLAGTALMHSLAVTEKRGSFKAWTVLLAIAAFSLCLLGTFLVRSGVLVSVHSFASDPARGMFILALLVIAIGGSLLLYAVKGNKVRARVKNDLWSRETFLLGNNILLMAAMLVVLLGTLLPLVHKQLGLGSISIGEPFFNMMFTAMMVPFALLLGIGPLVRWRRDEPGKVLKRLGVAVVITLAGALLLPWLMQDRIEAMTVVGLMMAIWVFVLALMELHERATHRHSFLKGLTKISRSQWGMVLGHVGLAVTVVGIAFSQSYSVERDVRMKAGDRVDIHQYQFIFKEVREVSGPNWRGGVGVIDVLRNGKPEATLHAEKRFYNSNMMMMTEAAIDGGVTRDLYAALGEELDDGSWAVRLYYKPFVRWIWYGGALMALGGLLSMLDPRYRLRKALQEA; from the coding sequence ATGATGCCGGAACTCGGTAATTTTCTGCTGTGCCTGGCACTGGGGATTTCATTATTACTAAGCGTGTATCCGCAGTGGGGCGCGGTGCGTCAGGATGCGCGTCTGATGGCGCTGGCGCGCCCGCTCTCATGGATGCTGTTTATCAGCGTCATGGCCGCGTTTCTGATTCTGGTGTATGCCTTTGTCGTCAACGATTTCACCATTATGTATGTCGCCAGCAACTCTAATGCGGAGTTGCCAGTGTGGTATCGGGTGGCCGCCACCTGGGGCGCACACGAAGGATCGCTGCTGCTGTGGGTGTTGTTGATGAGCGCGTGGACATTCGCGGTAGCGACGCTGAGCCGCGGTATGCCACTGGATTCTGTCGCCCGCGTACTCTCGGTCATGGGCATGGTCAACTTTGGTTTTCTGCTGTTTATTCTGCTGACTTCCGATCCGTTCACCCGGACGTTGCCGGAATATCCCATTGACGGACGCGATCTTAATCCCTTGTTGCAGGATGTGGGGCTGATTTTCCATCCGCCGTTGCTGTATATGGGCTACGTGGGCTTCTCGGTTGCTTTCGCCTTTGCAATTGCTTCGCTTATGGCAGGGCGTCTGGATACCGCCTGGGCGCGCTGGTCACGTCCGTGGACTCAGGCCGCATGGATTTTCCTGACGCTCGGCATCGTGCTGGGTTCCGCATGGGCCTATTACGAGCTGGGCTGGGGCGGCTGGTGGTTCTGGGACCCGGTGGAAAACGCCTCGCTGATGCCGTGGCTGGCCGGGACTGCGCTGATGCACTCTCTGGCGGTCACTGAAAAACGCGGCAGCTTCAAAGCCTGGACAGTGCTGCTCGCCATCGCTGCGTTCTCGCTCTGCCTGCTGGGCACATTCCTGGTGCGCTCCGGGGTACTGGTCTCGGTGCACTCGTTTGCCTCCGATCCGGCGCGTGGCATGTTTATCCTCGCACTGTTGGTCATCGCAATTGGCGGTTCACTGCTGCTGTATGCGGTGAAAGGCAATAAAGTACGTGCCCGCGTCAAAAACGATCTCTGGTCGCGGGAAACGTTTCTGCTCGGCAACAATATTCTGCTGATGGCCGCCATGCTGGTGGTGCTGCTTGGGACGCTGCTGCCGCTGGTGCATAAACAGCTGGGTCTCGGCAGCATCTCCATCGGCGAACCGTTCTTTAATATGATGTTTACCGCCATGATGGTGCCGTTCGCGCTGTTACTCGGCATCGGACCGTTGGTGCGCTGGCGTCGTGATGAGCCGGGCAAGGTGCTGAAGCGTTTAGGCGTCGCTGTGGTCATTACGCTTGCGGGCGCGTTGCTGCTGCCCTGGCTGATGCAGGACCGCATCGAAGCCATGACGGTCGTCGGATTGATGATGGCAATTTGGGTGTTTGTCCTCGCACTGATGGAACTGCACGAGCGCGCCACCCATCGCCATTCATTCCTGAAAGGCCTCACCAAAATCTCCCGCAGCCAGTGGGGCATGGTGCTTGGCCACGTCGGCCTCGCCGTGACCGTGGTAGGTATTGCCTTTAGCCAGAGTTACAGCGTCGAGCGCGACGTGCGAATGAAAGCGGGTGACCGCGTCGACATTCATCAGTATCAGTTCATTTTCAAAGAGGTCCGCGAAGTCAGTGGGCCGAACTGGCGCGGCGGCGTGGGCGTGATTGACGTTCTGCGCAACGGCAAACCGGAAGCTACGCTGCATGCGGAAAAGCGCTTTTATAACAGCAATATGATGATGATGACCGAGGCGGCTATCGACGGCGGCGTGACCCGCGATTTGTATGCGGCGCTGGGTGAAGAGCTTGATGATGGCAGTTGGGCGGTGCGTCTGTATTACAAACCCTTTGTGCGCTGGATTTGGTATGGCGGGGCATTAATGGCGCTGGGCGGACTGCTGAGCATGCTCGACCCTCGCTATCGCCTGCGTAAAGCATTGCAGGAGGCATAA
- the yfdC gene encoding transporter protein has protein sequence MDKLKSDKIEDEKIGESGEDLEVESEEKERGKDIEIDEERLPSRAMAIHEHIRQDGEKEMERDAMALLWSAIAAGLSMGASLLGKGIFHVHLEGVPGGFLLENFGYTLGFIIVIMARQQLFTENTVTAVLPVMQNPTRSNFLLLLRLWSIVLLGNLIGTGLAALAFEFMPIFDEPTRDAFVTIGTKVMENTPVEMFANAIVSGWLIATMVWMFPAAGPAKIVVIIIMTWIIALGDTTHIVVGTVEILYLVFNGDIHWSMFIWPFALPTLAGNICGGTFIFALMSHAQIRNDMSNKKKAEEKARKKELEDGKKKQPASE, from the coding sequence ATGGACAAACTCAAATCAGACAAAATTGAGGATGAAAAAATTGGCGAGTCCGGGGAAGACCTGGAAGTGGAAAGCGAAGAAAAAGAGCGCGGAAAAGATATTGAAATAGACGAAGAACGCCTGCCTTCGCGGGCCATGGCGATTCATGAGCATATCCGCCAGGACGGCGAAAAAGAGATGGAGCGCGACGCGATGGCGTTGCTGTGGTCCGCGATTGCGGCCGGGCTTTCCATGGGCGCATCGCTGCTGGGAAAAGGCATTTTTCATGTCCATCTTGAAGGCGTACCGGGCGGGTTTCTGCTGGAAAACTTTGGTTATACGCTGGGTTTTATCATCGTTATTATGGCGCGCCAGCAATTGTTTACCGAAAACACCGTCACCGCCGTGTTGCCGGTGATGCAAAACCCCACCCGCAGCAACTTTTTGTTGCTGTTAAGGCTGTGGAGCATCGTACTGTTAGGCAACCTGATCGGCACCGGTCTGGCAGCGCTGGCATTCGAATTTATGCCCATTTTCGACGAACCGACCCGGGATGCGTTCGTGACGATTGGCACCAAGGTCATGGAGAACACCCCGGTTGAAATGTTTGCGAATGCCATTGTTTCAGGCTGGCTGATTGCCACCATGGTCTGGATGTTTCCGGCGGCTGGCCCGGCGAAAATCGTGGTGATCATTATCATGACCTGGATTATCGCGCTGGGCGACACGACGCACATTGTGGTGGGCACCGTGGAGATCCTGTATCTGGTGTTTAACGGTGATATTCACTGGAGCATGTTTATCTGGCCTTTCGCCCTTCCAACCCTTGCCGGCAATATTTGTGGCGGCACGTTTATCTTTGCGCTGATGAGCCATGCTCAAATACGTAACGATATGAGTAATAAGAAGAAAGCGGAAGAGAAAGCCCGGAAGAAAGAGCTGGAAGACGGGAAGAAAAAACAACCGGCTTCGGAGTAA
- the ccmB gene encoding heme exporter protein B: MMWQIFTREIHLALRKGAEIVNPLWFFLIVITLFPLGIGPEPQLLARIAPGVVWVAALLAALLGMERLFRDDWQDGSLEQLMLLPLPLPAVVLAKVTAHWVVTGLPLIVLSPLAAMLLGLDVHTWWVMALTLMLGTPTLSFLGSVGVGLTVGLRRGGVLLSLLVLPLTIPLLIFATAAMDAAAMALPVEGYMAILGAFLAASATLCPFATAAALRISIQ; encoded by the coding sequence ATGATGTGGCAGATATTCACCCGGGAAATACATCTGGCGCTGCGTAAAGGGGCGGAGATCGTCAACCCGCTGTGGTTTTTTCTGATCGTTATTACCTTGTTCCCGTTGGGCATTGGCCCTGAACCGCAGTTGTTGGCGCGCATTGCGCCTGGCGTCGTGTGGGTGGCGGCGCTGCTGGCCGCGTTATTAGGTATGGAACGTCTGTTTCGCGATGACTGGCAGGATGGCTCCCTCGAACAATTGATGTTGCTGCCGCTGCCTCTGCCAGCCGTAGTGTTGGCGAAAGTGACCGCTCACTGGGTAGTAACCGGCCTGCCGCTGATCGTGCTTTCTCCGTTGGCGGCGATGCTGCTGGGGCTGGATGTTCATACCTGGTGGGTGATGGCCCTGACATTAATGTTAGGAACGCCGACCCTGAGTTTTCTCGGCTCAGTTGGCGTTGGCCTGACGGTAGGATTACGTCGCGGCGGCGTGCTGCTCAGCCTGCTGGTGCTGCCGCTCACCATTCCGCTGTTGATTTTCGCCACAGCGGCGATGGACGCCGCAGCCATGGCGTTACCGGTTGAAGGATACATGGCCATTCTGGGCGCGTTTTTAGCGGCCAGCGCCACGCTATGCCCGTTCGCCACGGCGGCGGCGTTGCGGATAAGTATTCAATAA
- the ccmH2 gene encoding cytochrome c-type biogenesis protein CcmH, giving the protein MTRILSLFAALLLSFSVFAAIDTYQFKDEAQEQQFRELTAQLRCPKCQNNSIADSNAMIASDMRQKVYELQQQGQTQKQIIDYMVARYGNFVTYEPPVTPGTLVLWLLPALFVLGGIVVVVRRARKGRQTTSQPLNDLEQQRLKQLLSEKNK; this is encoded by the coding sequence ATGACGCGCATCCTGAGCCTGTTCGCCGCGCTACTGCTGTCGTTTTCGGTGTTCGCCGCGATCGATACTTATCAGTTTAAAGATGAAGCGCAGGAGCAGCAGTTTCGCGAACTCACCGCCCAGTTGCGCTGCCCTAAATGCCAGAACAACAGCATCGCCGACTCTAACGCCATGATCGCCTCCGACATGCGCCAGAAGGTGTATGAACTGCAGCAGCAGGGGCAAACGCAAAAACAGATCATCGATTATATGGTGGCGCGCTACGGTAACTTCGTGACCTATGAACCCCCCGTGACCCCTGGCACCCTGGTATTGTGGCTGCTGCCTGCGCTGTTTGTACTCGGCGGGATTGTTGTGGTCGTACGGCGCGCCAGAAAAGGACGCCAGACCACGTCCCAACCGTTAAATGACCTGGAACAGCAACGACTGAAGCAGTTGCTAAGCGAGAAGAATAAATGA
- the ccmG gene encoding thiol:disulfide interchange protein (cytochrome C-type biogenesis protein) gives MKRNVLFIPLILFLLLAAALLWQLVRNANGDDPTTLESALIGKPVPVFRLESLDEPGKTYDQAALTSGKPVLLNVWATWCPTCRAEHQYLNSLSAQGVRVVGMNYKDDRQKAITWLKELGNPYAMSLFDGNGMLGLDLGVYGAPETFLIDGKGIIRYRHAGDLNEQVWQSEIKPLWDKYTQEAGA, from the coding sequence ATGAAACGTAATGTGTTGTTTATTCCATTAATCCTTTTTTTGCTGCTGGCCGCCGCGCTGCTCTGGCAGCTGGTGCGCAATGCCAACGGCGACGATCCCACCACGCTGGAATCGGCGTTAATCGGCAAACCGGTTCCGGTATTCCGTCTTGAATCGCTGGATGAACCGGGCAAAACCTACGATCAGGCGGCGCTCACCAGCGGCAAGCCGGTGCTGCTGAACGTCTGGGCCACCTGGTGCCCGACCTGCCGGGCGGAACACCAGTATCTTAACAGCCTGTCTGCGCAGGGCGTGCGGGTGGTGGGGATGAACTATAAAGACGATCGCCAGAAGGCCATCACCTGGCTGAAGGAGCTGGGCAACCCGTACGCCATGAGCCTGTTTGACGGCAACGGCATGTTGGGGCTCGATTTGGGCGTGTATGGCGCGCCGGAAACCTTCCTGATCGACGGCAAAGGCATCATTCGCTATCGCCACGCTGGCGATTTGAATGAGCAGGTCTGGCAAAGCGAAATCAAGCCGCTGTGGGATAAATACACGCAGGAGGCGGGAGCATGA
- the ccmH gene encoding cytochrome C-type biogenesis protein: MTLTLLITIMAALLIITAGLLFIPWSATRSVSRDVLNRAFYHSRLRELERENTVERDEMVAELQHNLLDDIPQHPVDNPPAPLSRWVLVPGVAALVIVSLGVFWKTVDLKKVLEWQEVTRQTPELLKRVMDPDAPALTTEEMARLGLGLRTRLQDDPDNIEGWMMLGRIGMALNNATTATDAFEHAWKLAPDNIDAKLDYAEVLIRSSDQNDNQLGDKLLREVVAASHTNIRALSLLAFSSFEQQRFGDAVAAWQMMLQVLPQNDKRRQ, translated from the coding sequence ATGACGTTAACTCTGCTTATTACCATCATGGCGGCGTTACTGATCATCACCGCCGGTTTGCTGTTTATTCCCTGGTCCGCAACCCGCAGCGTTTCACGCGATGTGCTGAACCGCGCTTTTTATCACTCGCGCCTGCGCGAACTGGAGCGCGAAAACACCGTTGAACGTGATGAAATGGTGGCGGAGCTCCAGCACAATTTGCTCGACGACATACCGCAGCATCCTGTCGATAACCCGCCAGCGCCATTAAGCCGCTGGGTGCTTGTGCCTGGCGTGGCGGCGCTGGTGATTGTCAGCCTCGGCGTATTCTGGAAAACCGTCGATTTGAAAAAAGTCCTCGAATGGCAGGAAGTGACCCGCCAGACGCCGGAACTCTTAAAGCGCGTCATGGATCCTGACGCCCCGGCATTAACCACAGAAGAGATGGCCCGGCTGGGACTCGGACTGCGGACGCGCCTGCAGGACGATCCTGATAATATCGAAGGCTGGATGATGTTGGGTCGCATTGGGATGGCCCTGAATAACGCCACCACGGCTACCGATGCGTTTGAACATGCATGGAAGCTGGCGCCGGACAATATCGACGCAAAACTCGACTATGCTGAAGTATTGATTCGTTCATCCGATCAGAATGACAACCAGCTGGGCGATAAACTCCTGCGTGAAGTGGTCGCCGCGTCGCACACCAATATCCGCGCGCTCAGTCTGCTGGCGTTCAGTTCATTTGAGCAACAGCGGTTCGGTGACGCGGTCGCCGCCTGGCAAATGATGCTGCAGGTGTTGCCGCAAAACGATAAGCGACGGCAGTGA
- the dapL gene encoding putative aminotransferase, which yields MADFSPKRRFSRIDRLPPYVFNITAELKMAARRRGEDIIDFSMGNPDGPTPPHIVEKLCTVAQRPDTHGYSTSRGIPRLRRAISRWYQDRYQIDIDPETEAIVTIGSKEGLAHLMLATLDHGDTVLVPNPSYPIHIYGAVIAGAQVRSVPLVEGVDFFNELERAIRESYPKPKMMILGFPSNPTSQCVELEFFEKVVALAKRYDVLVVHDLAYADIVYDGWKAPSIMQVPGARDVAVEFFTLSKSYNMAGWRIGFMVGNQELVSALARIKSYHDYGTFTPLQVAAIAALEGDQQCVRDIAEQYKRRRDVLVKGLHEAGWMVEMPKASMYVWAKIPEPYAAMGSLEFAKKLLQDAKVCVSPGIGFGDYGDTHVRFALIENRDRIRQAVRGIKAMFRADGLLPVTSKMTPENQD from the coding sequence ATGGCTGACTTCAGTCCTAAACGTCGTTTTTCGCGTATCGATCGTCTTCCCCCGTACGTTTTTAACATCACCGCTGAACTGAAAATGGCTGCGCGTCGGCGCGGCGAAGATATTATCGATTTCAGTATGGGCAACCCGGATGGCCCAACGCCGCCGCATATTGTCGAAAAACTCTGCACCGTGGCTCAGCGCCCGGATACGCACGGTTATTCCACCTCCCGGGGTATTCCCCGTTTACGCCGGGCGATTTCACGCTGGTATCAGGATCGCTATCAGATCGATATCGATCCCGAAACCGAAGCTATCGTCACCATCGGCTCGAAAGAGGGGCTGGCGCACCTGATGCTGGCGACGCTCGATCACGGCGATACGGTGCTGGTGCCAAATCCGAGCTACCCCATCCACATTTACGGCGCGGTAATTGCCGGCGCGCAGGTGCGTTCTGTACCGCTGGTTGAGGGCGTTGATTTCTTCAACGAACTCGAACGTGCGATTCGTGAAAGCTACCCGAAACCGAAGATGATGATTCTGGGCTTTCCGTCCAACCCGACATCGCAATGCGTGGAACTGGAGTTTTTTGAGAAAGTCGTTGCGCTGGCAAAGCGTTATGATGTGCTGGTCGTGCACGATCTGGCTTACGCGGATATCGTGTATGACGGCTGGAAAGCGCCGTCAATTATGCAGGTTCCCGGCGCACGTGATGTGGCGGTAGAGTTTTTTACCCTGTCAAAAAGCTACAACATGGCGGGCTGGCGCATCGGGTTTATGGTAGGCAATCAGGAGCTGGTGAGCGCCCTTGCACGTATCAAAAGCTATCACGACTACGGCACCTTTACGCCCTTGCAGGTCGCGGCTATCGCTGCGCTGGAAGGCGATCAACAGTGCGTGCGGGATATTGCCGAACAGTATAAACGCCGCCGCGATGTGCTGGTGAAAGGGTTACACGAAGCGGGCTGGATGGTGGAAATGCCGAAAGCTTCCATGTATGTGTGGGCGAAAATACCGGAACCCTACGCGGCAATGGGCTCGCTGGAGTTTGCCAAGAAACTGTTACAGGACGCCAAAGTGTGCGTCTCGCCTGGCATCGGCTTTGGTGATTACGGGGATACCCACGTTCGGTTCGCCTTAATCGAAAACCGCGACCGTATCCGCCAGGCGGTGAGAGGCATTAAAGCCATGTTCCGCGCCGATGGATTGCTTCCGGTAACCAGCAAAATGACGCCGGAAAATCAGGACTAA
- the ccmE gene encoding cytochrome C-type biogenesis protein: MNPRRKNRLWLAVMVLMGIGITITLTLYALRANIDLFYTPGEIINGKNETQVKPEPGQRLRVGGMVMPGSVKRDNQTLKVSFKIYDARGVVDVSYEGILPDLFREGQGVVAQGVLEPGNVIVAKEVLAKHDENYTPPEVKAAMEQNHHRPAEAYKDNRS; this comes from the coding sequence ATGAATCCGCGTCGTAAAAACCGACTCTGGCTGGCCGTCATGGTGTTGATGGGCATTGGGATCACGATAACGCTCACGCTGTATGCGCTGCGCGCCAATATCGACCTGTTTTACACCCCGGGTGAAATTATTAACGGTAAAAACGAGACGCAGGTGAAGCCGGAACCGGGCCAGCGTCTGCGCGTAGGCGGAATGGTGATGCCGGGCAGCGTTAAGCGCGATAATCAAACCCTGAAAGTGAGTTTTAAAATTTACGACGCCCGCGGCGTGGTGGATGTCAGCTACGAAGGCATTCTCCCGGATCTGTTCCGCGAGGGGCAGGGTGTGGTAGCGCAGGGCGTGCTGGAGCCGGGTAATGTGATTGTTGCCAAAGAGGTGCTGGCTAAACACGATGAAAACTACACGCCGCCGGAAGTCAAAGCGGCGATGGAACAGAACCACCACCGTCCGGCAGAAGCCTATAAGGATAATCGCTCATGA
- the ccmD gene encoding heme exporter protein D (cytochrome C-type biogenesis protein), translated as MNVAFGSLSEFFAMGGYAFYVWLAVAFTIIPLCLLVAHTVWQRKALLADVRRQQGRERRIKNAQHPAQEVIG; from the coding sequence ATGAATGTCGCCTTTGGAAGTCTGAGTGAATTTTTCGCCATGGGTGGTTATGCCTTTTATGTCTGGCTCGCCGTGGCATTTACCATCATCCCGCTATGTTTACTGGTCGCTCACACCGTCTGGCAGCGTAAAGCCTTACTGGCTGACGTGCGCCGCCAGCAGGGAAGAGAGCGGCGGATTAAAAACGCCCAACATCCGGCTCAGGAGGTGATCGGATGA
- the ybiU_2 gene encoding protein, whose product MPLHIDDLPTAIREMKRKLRHELPNYQQVFKALEADIARQIETIRAEQARGENPVPQIHADDIMANRISDQQKALIRQRGCCVIKGVFPEQTARAWNEEVGNYLERNNFVEKLKNAAEDNYFGTLADSKPQIYGIYWSKPQVQARQDARMKAAQVFLNNLWETESHGKQHFDPNRVTTYADRTRRRPPRSGSLGLSPHVDGGSVERWLDENFRHVYRHVFNGEWQRYNPFEAEGRTEAREIPSPAVCSMFRTFQGWTALSEQRKHAGTLTLLPVANAMAWILLRALQDDVPDDSLCDAKPGRALSINETWHPPFINGDILNS is encoded by the coding sequence ATGCCCTTACACATCGACGACCTTCCCACCGCTATCCGTGAAATGAAACGCAAACTGCGCCACGAACTGCCGAATTATCAGCAGGTGTTTAAGGCGCTGGAGGCAGATATTGCCCGTCAGATCGAAACGATCCGCGCTGAACAGGCACGCGGAGAAAACCCTGTGCCGCAAATTCATGCCGACGACATTATGGCGAACCGTATTTCTGACCAGCAAAAAGCGCTTATTCGCCAGCGCGGTTGTTGTGTCATTAAGGGCGTGTTCCCGGAACAGACCGCCCGCGCCTGGAACGAGGAAGTAGGCAATTATCTGGAGCGTAATAACTTTGTCGAAAAGTTAAAGAATGCGGCAGAAGACAACTACTTCGGTACGCTTGCCGACAGTAAGCCGCAAATTTACGGTATTTACTGGTCCAAACCGCAGGTACAGGCCCGACAGGATGCGCGCATGAAAGCCGCGCAGGTGTTCCTGAATAACCTTTGGGAAACCGAAAGCCACGGTAAACAGCATTTTGATCCTAACCGCGTGACGACCTACGCCGATCGCACCCGCCGCCGCCCGCCGCGTTCCGGTTCGCTCGGCTTGTCCCCGCACGTTGACGGGGGTTCGGTGGAGCGCTGGCTGGATGAGAATTTCCGCCATGTTTATCGTCATGTATTCAACGGCGAATGGCAGCGCTATAACCCGTTCGAGGCCGAAGGACGGACCGAAGCCCGGGAAATCCCCTCCCCTGCGGTCTGTTCGATGTTCCGCACCTTTCAGGGCTGGACCGCGCTTTCTGAACAGCGTAAACATGCCGGTACGTTAACGCTGCTGCCGGTGGCTAACGCCATGGCCTGGATCCTGTTACGCGCCTTGCAGGATGATGTGCCGGATGATTCGCTTTGCGACGCCAAACCTGGCCGCGCGCTTTCTATTAACGAAACCTGGCATCCCCCTTTTATTAACGGGGATATCCTCAATTCCTGA
- the ybiU_1 gene encoding protein produces MEPGDTVFWHCDVIHAVENEHNGEFDSNVMYIAAAPWCEKNAAYLQRQWPAFVEGRSPPDFAADDFEVDFDGRATEADLTPAGKEQLQG; encoded by the coding sequence ATGGAGCCTGGCGACACCGTATTCTGGCACTGCGATGTGATCCATGCGGTGGAAAATGAGCATAACGGTGAATTCGACAGCAACGTGATGTACATCGCCGCCGCGCCGTGGTGCGAGAAGAATGCCGCTTATTTGCAACGTCAGTGGCCCGCTTTTGTGGAAGGACGTTCGCCGCCGGATTTTGCCGCCGACGATTTTGAAGTCGATTTTGATGGCCGCGCCACCGAAGCTGATTTAACGCCAGCCGGTAAAGAGCAGCTTCAGGGTTAA
- the ccmA2 gene encoding heme exporter protein A: MLDVLNLACVRDERVLFRGLSFTLNPGEIFQIAGVNGAGKTSLLRILSGLATPETGEVKWQGEAIQRARDSFHSQLLWLGHQPGIKAVLTSDENLRFFHADAAMKSRWDALAAIGLLGYEDVPVGQLSAGQQRRVALARLWLSTAKLWILDEPFTALDPAGIETLTCRLEAHAALGGSVLLTTHQPLRPVDCAFRKLMLPAGVVS; this comes from the coding sequence ATGCTCGACGTCCTCAATCTCGCCTGTGTACGTGATGAACGTGTGTTATTTCGCGGGCTCTCATTTACCCTGAATCCGGGTGAAATATTCCAAATTGCCGGCGTCAATGGCGCGGGTAAAACCTCTCTTTTACGTATTCTCAGCGGCCTTGCGACGCCGGAAACAGGTGAGGTGAAATGGCAGGGCGAAGCGATTCAACGCGCGCGCGACAGCTTCCATTCTCAACTGCTGTGGCTGGGTCATCAGCCCGGCATCAAAGCCGTGTTGACGTCTGATGAAAACCTGCGGTTCTTCCATGCGGACGCCGCGATGAAATCTCGCTGGGACGCCCTCGCGGCGATTGGCCTGCTGGGATATGAAGATGTGCCGGTCGGGCAGCTTTCCGCAGGACAGCAACGTCGCGTCGCGCTGGCCCGTTTATGGCTGAGCACCGCAAAACTCTGGATCCTCGACGAGCCGTTTACGGCGCTGGACCCTGCCGGGATTGAAACGCTCACGTGTCGCCTCGAAGCACATGCCGCGCTTGGCGGCAGCGTATTATTGACGACACATCAGCCGCTGCGCCCGGTGGACTGCGCGTTTCGCAAGCTGATGTTGCCCGCGGGGGTGGTGTCATGA